From a region of the Pseudomonadales bacterium genome:
- a CDS encoding FAD-dependent oxidoreductase: protein MARWECIVCGWVYDEEKGWPDDGIAPGTPWEQVPEDFLCPECGAPKEDFVLLDSPGTVETATRQAAPPQPRRLVVIGTGLAGYSFAREFRKLDTSTPLLLITADDGRAYSKPMLSTGFTRALEAEQLATADANTMAETLDATIRTHARVTAIDTVRRELQLADGSVEAWERLVIAWGAEVVQPPLAGDAALQVHAVNNLQDYAKWRGALANGKAGKVLLIGAGLIGSEFCNDLANAGISTEVVDPLGWCVATLLPEPLGRALQHALEARGARFHFGTVVRSVDQARPGAGIVATLADGRRVEADLALSAVGVRPHIALARTAGLAVNRGIVVDRLLQASVRGVYVLGDCAEVEGHVLHHVAPLMACARSLAQTLAGNPVAVGYPGMAVTLKTPACPLVVAAPPAAADGAWSITGTAPDFIAEFRSPDGVLRGFALSGAEVEHKARLQLELPPLLA from the coding sequence ATGGCACGGTGGGAATGCATCGTCTGCGGCTGGGTTTACGATGAGGAAAAAGGCTGGCCCGACGACGGCATTGCACCGGGTACGCCGTGGGAGCAGGTGCCGGAAGATTTTCTTTGCCCGGAGTGTGGTGCCCCGAAGGAAGACTTCGTGCTGCTCGACTCGCCCGGCACCGTGGAGACCGCAACCAGGCAGGCTGCTCCGCCACAGCCGCGTCGGCTGGTCGTGATCGGTACCGGGCTGGCGGGCTATTCCTTCGCACGGGAGTTCCGCAAGCTCGACACCAGCACGCCACTCTTGCTGATCACGGCCGATGACGGACGCGCCTACTCCAAGCCGATGCTGTCGACCGGATTCACGCGGGCGCTGGAAGCGGAGCAACTCGCTACGGCAGACGCGAACACGATGGCGGAGACGCTGGACGCGACGATCCGTACCCATGCGCGCGTGACAGCGATCGATACGGTCCGACGCGAACTGCAACTTGCCGACGGTTCGGTCGAAGCCTGGGAAAGGCTGGTCATCGCGTGGGGCGCAGAAGTCGTCCAGCCACCGCTCGCAGGCGACGCAGCCCTGCAGGTGCACGCCGTCAACAACCTGCAGGACTACGCGAAGTGGCGTGGTGCGCTCGCCAATGGCAAGGCCGGTAAGGTATTGCTGATCGGTGCCGGGCTGATCGGCAGCGAATTCTGCAATGACCTCGCCAACGCCGGCATCAGCACCGAAGTCGTCGATCCACTCGGCTGGTGCGTGGCGACGTTGCTGCCGGAACCTCTGGGGCGCGCGCTGCAACATGCGCTGGAGGCGCGGGGTGCTCGTTTCCATTTCGGCACCGTGGTGCGCTCGGTCGATCAGGCGCGACCCGGAGCCGGCATCGTCGCCACGCTGGCCGATGGGCGGCGTGTGGAAGCCGACCTGGCACTGTCGGCAGTGGGTGTGCGTCCGCATATTGCGTTGGCGCGCACCGCAGGCCTTGCAGTGAATCGGGGCATCGTGGTCGACCGGCTGCTGCAGGCCAGCGTGCGCGGGGTGTATGTGCTTGGCGATTGCGCCGAGGTGGAGGGCCATGTCCTGCACCATGTGGCGCCGCTGATGGCGTGTGCGCGCAGCCTGGCGCAAACGCTTGCGGGCAACCCGGTTGCGGTTGGCTACCCCGGAATGGCGGTCACGCTGAAGACGCCGGCCTGCCCGCTGGTCGTTGCAGCACCGCCAGCCGCTGCAGACGGTGCGTGGTCGATCACCGGAACGGCCCCGGACTTCATCGCCGAATTCCGCAGTCCCGACGGGGTGCTGCGCGGCTTCGCGCTGAGCGGTGCCGAAGTCGAGCACAAGGCACGGCTGCAGCTCGAACTGCCACCGTTGCTGGCCTGA
- a CDS encoding pyridoxal-phosphate dependent enzyme: MSRRTCRPRMSSRAWRHGNPSIVRAARPTERIRRIDPQDRWSSDVSLSHQHSLAIVRTLDVPDGNTMTNSFAPFIDNRHSAETSLVRRYLAASGDELDARTRRQFHDWLARASVQEGVRLFPLFEHRGVAIHLLDESSLMHTRTFKSIDGCVTAAHCRLAGHLRVVLESGGNSGTALAAYCQRLGIETFCFVPQANLPLLNGEVFANPTSHLIAVKIRGMVKEATHRFAQQRGLTLVPRVEWRLEAAMFRGFFILEQMLAGNCFDWLAQTISAGFGPIGIYRALMRHRGEFELLPRFLGVQQASNCPMYRAWLASIGGVATIPERDEPLLVSVMYDEKPQTHGTFAALERVLVNSGGSMTTVDASELDEFLSRRFDGRTPLQLLHDNGVLVAIRNGEVVEKAGLLALAGVVKAIDAGVVAAGSRVLCSLTGAAGGGGGNAVPEHVIDSLAQVDQLPLP, from the coding sequence TTGTCGCGGCGCACGTGCCGCCCGAGGATGTCGAGCCGCGCATGGCGTCACGGGAATCCTAGCATTGTACGCGCAGCCCGACCGACCGAGCGAATCCGCCGGATCGATCCGCAGGATCGATGGTCGTCCGATGTTTCGTTGTCTCACCAGCACTCGCTGGCTATCGTGCGAACTCTCGACGTGCCCGACGGAAACACGATGACAAACAGCTTCGCACCGTTCATAGACAATCGCCATTCGGCAGAGACCAGTCTGGTCAGGCGCTATCTCGCCGCATCGGGCGACGAACTGGATGCACGCACGCGGAGGCAATTCCACGACTGGCTGGCGCGGGCGAGCGTACAGGAAGGCGTGCGCCTGTTCCCGCTCTTCGAACATCGCGGAGTGGCAATTCATCTGCTCGATGAAAGCTCCCTCATGCACACGCGCACCTTCAAGTCCATCGATGGCTGCGTGACGGCCGCTCACTGCAGGCTCGCCGGCCATCTGCGCGTGGTGCTCGAGTCGGGCGGGAACAGCGGTACCGCGTTGGCTGCCTACTGTCAGCGACTGGGGATCGAAACCTTCTGTTTCGTGCCACAAGCCAACCTGCCCCTGTTGAACGGTGAGGTGTTTGCAAATCCGACCAGCCATCTGATCGCGGTGAAAATCCGCGGCATGGTCAAGGAAGCGACCCACCGCTTCGCGCAACAGCGCGGCCTCACGCTCGTCCCACGCGTCGAGTGGCGCCTCGAAGCCGCCATGTTCCGCGGTTTTTTCATTCTCGAGCAGATGCTTGCCGGCAATTGCTTCGACTGGTTGGCGCAGACCATCAGCGCGGGTTTCGGGCCGATCGGTATCTACCGGGCGCTGATGCGCCATCGCGGGGAGTTCGAGCTCCTGCCGCGCTTCCTCGGGGTGCAGCAGGCATCCAATTGCCCGATGTACCGGGCCTGGCTGGCGAGTATCGGCGGCGTGGCGACCATTCCCGAGCGCGACGAGCCGCTGCTCGTCTCGGTGATGTATGACGAGAAGCCACAGACCCACGGCACATTCGCCGCGCTGGAACGGGTGCTCGTGAACAGCGGCGGCAGCATGACGACCGTGGATGCCAGCGAGCTGGACGAGTTTCTCTCCAGGCGCTTCGATGGCCGCACGCCGCTGCAACTGCTGCACGATAACGGCGTGCTGGTGGCGATACGCAACGGCGAAGTCGTCGAAAAGGCGGGCCTGTTGGCGCTGGCGGGTGTGGTGAAGGCCATCGATGCCGGAGTAGTGGCTGCAGGAAGCCGGGTGCTTTGCAGCCTGACCGGCGCCGCCGGCGGTGGTGGCGGCAACGCCGTCCCCGAGCACGTCATCGACAGCCTGGCGCAGGTCGACCAACTGCCGTTGCCGTAA
- a CDS encoding class II glutamine amidotransferase has translation MCRLYALLASEPTRVGCSLACSQNNLMRQSAGDADGVQHAHGWGVAEYTNRGPVVERQAWAAYDGEQFPQRVAQIRSRAVLAHVRRATVGSLSVDNTHPFRHGRFTFAHNGTLPAFDRLKPRLLAATAQRHRTAIRGQTDSEHLFHYLLSRWSRERRADLLATTRDGIAQVLDWCHELAPDCPIGLNVLLTDGEQMVASRYGRSLWFLEHDTAGSCHQCGQSHVERSSCAAYRAVEVASEPITPGDAWRLLPEACVLGIDTGLALRIEPLARDPMLAPARLAAG, from the coding sequence ATGTGCCGGCTGTATGCCCTGCTCGCCAGCGAACCCACCCGGGTCGGGTGCAGTCTCGCCTGTTCACAGAACAACCTCATGCGCCAAAGTGCGGGTGATGCGGACGGCGTACAGCACGCACACGGCTGGGGCGTGGCCGAGTACACGAATCGGGGCCCGGTGGTCGAACGCCAGGCCTGGGCCGCGTATGACGGCGAACAATTTCCGCAGCGGGTGGCGCAGATCCGCTCCCGCGCGGTGCTGGCTCATGTGCGCCGCGCCACCGTGGGTTCGCTCAGCGTGGACAACACCCACCCGTTCCGTCACGGACGCTTCACGTTCGCACACAACGGTACGCTCCCCGCCTTCGATCGCCTGAAACCCCGGCTGCTCGCCGCGACCGCGCAGCGGCACCGCACCGCGATCCGCGGGCAAACCGACAGCGAGCACCTGTTTCACTACCTGCTGTCACGGTGGTCGCGCGAGCGCAGGGCCGATTTGCTGGCCACGACTCGTGACGGCATCGCGCAGGTGCTGGACTGGTGCCATGAGCTTGCACCGGATTGCCCGATCGGTCTCAACGTGCTGCTGACCGACGGCGAACAGATGGTCGCTTCGCGCTACGGTCGCAGCCTCTGGTTCCTGGAGCACGACACAGCAGGTTCCTGCCACCAATGCGGCCAGTCGCACGTCGAACGCTCCTCCTGTGCAGCGTATCGAGCGGTCGAGGTGGCATCGGAGCCGATTACGCCCGGGGATGCCTGGCGGCTGCTGCCCGAAGCCTGCGTGCTTGGTATCGATACCGGCCTGGCGCTGCGCATCGAGCCGCTGGCACGCGATCCGATGCTCGCTCCGGCGCGCCTCGCTGCCGGTTGA
- a CDS encoding chorismate lyase, producing MHPPPPAGIHPDEPAWKPWRRFDALELPRRTRSWLLDESSLTARLQAASGNRLRVRVLNQQWQRPRTSERHALGLRAHEVALVREVVLECAGEPWVFARSILPATTLRGRLRHLRRFGERSLGALLFSTRGLHRAPFELARIDVAHRVLPAALAGAAPVWGRRSVFHVHGAPLLVAEFFLPACRLPSL from the coding sequence TTGCACCCACCGCCACCCGCGGGCATCCACCCCGACGAGCCTGCATGGAAGCCCTGGCGGCGTTTCGATGCGCTCGAGCTGCCGCGGCGAACCCGCAGCTGGTTGCTCGACGAAAGCTCGCTGACCGCACGCCTGCAGGCAGCCAGTGGCAACCGTCTGCGCGTGCGGGTGCTGAACCAGCAGTGGCAACGCCCGCGCACATCGGAGCGCCATGCACTGGGCCTGCGCGCACACGAAGTCGCGCTGGTACGCGAAGTGGTGCTGGAATGCGCCGGCGAACCCTGGGTGTTTGCCCGCAGCATCCTGCCGGCAACGACCCTGCGCGGACGGCTTCGCCACCTGCGTCGCTTCGGTGAGCGCTCGCTCGGTGCGCTGCTGTTTTCCACCCGCGGACTGCACCGTGCGCCGTTCGAGCTGGCGCGTATCGACGTCGCACACCGGGTACTGCCTGCCGCGTTGGCCGGGGCTGCGCCGGTATGGGGCAGGCGTTCGGTGTTCCACGTGCACGGCGCACCGCTGCTGGTTGCGGAGTTCTTCCTGCCGGCCTGCCGACTGCCCTCGCTATAA
- the ubiA gene encoding 4-hydroxybenzoate octaprenyltransferase encodes MNLLERLSLYLQLIRFDRPIGSFLLLWPTWWGLWLAAEGTPSAANLLIFTAGVFLMRSAGCIANDFADRDIDGAVERTRERPLATGRVSKREALALAAVLVLAAFALVLMTNTLTVLLSVAGLVFAIGYPYLKRVTHLPQFGLGVAFSWGIPMAFAAERDALPPALWVPFSAALLWSVVYDTFYAMVDRNDDLHIGVKSTAILFGTADRFVIAILQVLVLLLLWLTGRQFGMGTPYAVALLVGAILFGWQQYLARNRQREPCFRAFLNNNLFGAAVFLGIAADYLLR; translated from the coding sequence ATGAACCTGCTCGAGCGCCTGTCGCTGTATCTGCAACTGATCCGTTTCGATCGCCCGATCGGCAGCTTCCTGCTGCTGTGGCCGACGTGGTGGGGGTTGTGGCTGGCCGCCGAAGGCACGCCCTCGGCTGCGAACCTGCTGATCTTCACCGCGGGCGTGTTCCTGATGCGCTCGGCCGGATGCATCGCCAACGATTTCGCCGACCGCGATATCGACGGTGCTGTCGAGCGCACGCGCGAGCGTCCGCTCGCCACCGGCCGGGTGAGCAAGCGCGAGGCACTCGCTCTCGCCGCGGTACTGGTGCTCGCTGCATTCGCGCTGGTGCTCATGACGAACACCCTCACCGTGCTGCTGTCGGTCGCGGGCCTGGTGTTTGCGATCGGCTATCCGTACCTGAAACGCGTTACCCACCTGCCGCAGTTTGGACTCGGTGTCGCGTTTTCCTGGGGCATCCCGATGGCGTTTGCTGCCGAACGCGATGCACTGCCGCCCGCGCTGTGGGTGCCGTTCAGCGCCGCGCTCCTGTGGAGCGTGGTCTACGACACCTTCTATGCCATGGTCGATCGCAACGACGATCTGCATATCGGCGTGAAGTCGACCGCGATCCTGTTCGGTACGGCAGACCGGTTCGTGATCGCGATACTGCAGGTGCTGGTGCTGCTGCTGTTGTGGCTGACCGGACGGCAGTTCGGGATGGGAACGCCGTACGCGGTCGCGCTGCTGGTCGGAGCCATCCTGTTCGGCTGGCAGCAGTATCTGGCGCGCAACCGGCAACGCGAGCCGTGCTTTCGCGCATTCCTGAACAACAACCTTTTCGGAGCCGCCGTGTTCCTGGGCATTGCTGCGGACTACCTGCTGCGATGA
- a CDS encoding M48 family metalloprotease encodes MRIRPFLAVLLAIGLLIPGCGLPQRTGPSAAAEVDAAERMRLGTALFVVLQQRIGGTWALDPALGAYVSAIGTTLARLSEHPEFKWEFALLDQSAPGAWALPGGKIAITRGLLVTLDDEAELAALLALAIEGSLQPAGIAPDPLLTGAASALVEIGPVHSGAAWQQVALRTHPPATVPQPAPTREDSTIDEAVRRQLERAGYAPLALADLLQHLAMLAGEADRSYASLAVHHASAERAEAAQRNAQKPGGGERGDARFHDRIARLRRDSPAYAHYDRGLDALESDRYAEALAAADAALRRQPREALFHELQAVAASGLQRPAAAFTGLNRAIALNPGFFRPHLLRGLLHLVRGNLEPAAEDLLAANRLLPSVEATLGLAEVARGLGDTATARARYAEVAGGDSAAARFARKRIAQLSGEPVTP; translated from the coding sequence ATGCGAATCCGGCCTTTCCTTGCGGTGCTGCTTGCCATCGGTCTGCTGATTCCCGGCTGCGGACTCCCGCAACGCACGGGACCGTCTGCAGCCGCAGAAGTGGATGCGGCCGAACGCATGCGCCTCGGTACGGCCCTGTTCGTGGTACTGCAGCAACGGATCGGTGGCACCTGGGCGCTGGACCCCGCGCTCGGCGCCTACGTGTCGGCAATCGGCACCACACTGGCACGCCTCAGCGAGCACCCCGAGTTCAAGTGGGAGTTCGCACTGCTCGACCAGTCGGCGCCGGGTGCGTGGGCGCTGCCGGGCGGCAAGATCGCCATCACGCGCGGCCTGCTCGTGACACTGGACGACGAAGCCGAGCTGGCGGCCTTGCTCGCGCTGGCGATCGAAGGTTCACTGCAGCCCGCCGGCATTGCCCCGGACCCGCTGCTCACGGGCGCGGCGAGCGCGCTGGTCGAGATCGGCCCCGTGCACAGCGGTGCCGCATGGCAGCAGGTGGCACTGCGTACCCATCCGCCTGCAACCGTGCCGCAGCCGGCACCCACCCGCGAGGATTCGACAATCGACGAGGCGGTGCGCCGTCAGCTCGAGCGCGCCGGCTACGCACCCCTGGCACTCGCGGACCTGCTGCAGCACCTGGCCATGCTGGCCGGTGAAGCGGATCGGAGCTACGCAAGCCTTGCCGTCCATCACGCGTCGGCAGAGCGCGCCGAAGCCGCACAGCGCAACGCGCAGAAACCCGGTGGCGGGGAACGCGGTGACGCACGCTTCCACGACCGCATCGCACGCCTTCGCCGTGATTCACCGGCCTATGCGCACTACGACCGCGGACTCGACGCACTGGAGTCGGATCGGTATGCAGAGGCTCTGGCAGCAGCCGACGCCGCGCTGCGACGGCAACCGCGCGAAGCGCTGTTCCACGAACTGCAGGCGGTTGCTGCATCCGGGCTGCAACGTCCGGCCGCAGCATTCACCGGCCTCAATCGCGCGATCGCACTGAACCCCGGCTTCTTCCGTCCGCATCTGCTGCGCGGACTGCTGCATCTGGTTCGCGGCAACCTCGAGCCTGCTGCCGAGGATCTGCTGGCCGCAAACCGCCTGCTGCCGAGTGTGGAAGCCACACTGGGGCTCGCCGAAGTCGCACGCGGGCTCGGCGATACGGCAACGGCACGCGCACGTTATGCGGAGGTCGCGGGCGGCGACTCGGCAGCGGCCAGATTCGCACGCAAGCGTATTGCACAATTGTCGGGCGAACCAGTGACGCCCTGA
- a CDS encoding acyl-CoA thioesterase, which yields MSHCDDSPGPGGELALQTIAMPKDTNASGDIFGGWLLSQMDLAGSVAAAKIAAGRVATVAIDRMSFMVPVKVGALVSCYTQVMAVGRSSIQVQVEVWSRLTTATGAAPIVHKVTEGTFVFVAIDEEGRTRALPAPVPTR from the coding sequence ATGTCACACTGCGACGACTCTCCGGGCCCCGGCGGCGAACTTGCCTTGCAGACCATTGCCATGCCGAAGGACACCAATGCCAGCGGTGACATCTTCGGCGGCTGGCTGCTGTCGCAGATGGACCTCGCCGGTTCGGTTGCGGCTGCGAAGATCGCTGCCGGGCGGGTCGCCACCGTCGCGATCGATCGCATGAGTTTCATGGTACCGGTCAAGGTCGGCGCACTCGTGAGTTGCTACACACAGGTGATGGCGGTGGGCCGCAGCTCGATCCAGGTGCAGGTCGAAGTATGGTCGCGGCTGACCACTGCCACGGGAGCAGCGCCGATCGTCCACAAGGTGACCGAAGGCACCTTCGTGTTCGTCGCGATCGACGAGGAGGGACGCACGCGGGCGCTGCCGGCGCCGGTGCCGACCAGGTGA
- the uvrD gene encoding DNA helicase II — MHPEDILDGLNPSQREAVTAAADANLLVLAGAGSGKTRVLVHRIAWLIYHEGFSAYGLMAVTFTNKAAREMRARIEEMTALSTRGMWVGTFHGLAHRFLKAHWNEAGLPQNFQILDADDQLRVVKRAYRDLGIDEDRYPPRQAQGWINTHKDEGRRAAHIDDYGSDRFHTTMLTVYRTYETACARGGLVDFAELLLRSHELWLKDEALLHHYRERFRHILVDEFQDTNTIQYAWLRVLAGESARLTVVGDDDQSIYGWRGAKIENIHRFERDFPGTHIVRLEQNYRSTGVILDAANAVIAHNRGRFGKQLWTSGEKGSPITLYAAFNEQDEARFIVDRIRDWLANGHARADVAVLYRSNAQSRVLEEALLRSAIPYRVYGGQRFYERLEIRNALAYLRLLGNRDDDAAFERVVNTPPRGIGTATLDLLRERARSAGISLWRAASAVLSHLPARARNALAVFIELIERLAEETRELELAPLIDHVLGASGLLDFHRNEKGERGLTRAENLDELVSACRQFVPDDPRGNVLQQFLDSASLDAGEAQADDHEDSVQLMTLHAAKGLEFPLVFIGGLEENLFPHRMSIDEPGRLEEERRLAYVGITRAMQLLYLSYAESRRLHGMETRNTPSRFLREIPPELLHEVRPRVTLTRPVAAPGGFAAGVTRRSEPAPGGLRLGQSVRHPTFGEGVVIDFEGQGASARVSVNFRSAGAKWLVLSYARLEPFG, encoded by the coding sequence ATGCACCCGGAAGACATCCTCGACGGACTCAATCCCTCCCAGCGTGAGGCGGTTACTGCTGCCGCCGATGCGAATCTGCTGGTCCTCGCCGGCGCCGGCAGCGGCAAGACGCGCGTGCTGGTGCACCGTATTGCGTGGCTGATCTACCACGAAGGCTTCTCCGCGTACGGGTTGATGGCGGTGACGTTCACGAACAAGGCCGCGCGCGAGATGCGGGCACGGATCGAGGAGATGACGGCGCTTTCGACCCGTGGCATGTGGGTTGGCACCTTCCACGGCCTGGCGCACCGCTTCCTGAAGGCGCACTGGAACGAGGCCGGCCTGCCGCAGAATTTCCAGATTCTCGACGCCGACGATCAGTTGCGCGTGGTGAAGCGTGCCTACCGGGATCTCGGGATCGATGAGGATCGTTATCCGCCGCGCCAGGCACAGGGCTGGATCAACACGCACAAGGACGAGGGGCGACGCGCGGCGCACATCGACGACTACGGCTCCGATCGCTTCCACACGACGATGTTGACCGTCTACCGTACTTACGAAACCGCCTGCGCGCGCGGCGGGTTGGTCGATTTTGCCGAGTTGCTGTTGCGTTCGCACGAATTGTGGCTGAAGGACGAGGCCCTGCTCCATCATTATCGCGAGCGCTTCCGTCATATCCTGGTCGACGAGTTCCAGGACACCAACACGATCCAGTACGCGTGGTTGCGCGTGCTGGCCGGGGAGAGCGCACGCCTTACCGTGGTCGGCGACGACGACCAGTCGATCTACGGCTGGCGGGGCGCGAAAATCGAGAACATCCACCGTTTCGAGCGGGACTTCCCCGGCACACACATCGTGCGCCTGGAGCAGAACTACCGCTCGACCGGCGTGATTCTCGACGCTGCCAACGCCGTGATCGCACACAACCGTGGCCGTTTCGGCAAGCAGTTGTGGACGAGTGGGGAGAAAGGCTCGCCGATCACGCTGTACGCAGCGTTCAACGAACAGGACGAGGCTCGCTTCATCGTCGACCGCATCCGTGACTGGCTCGCCAACGGGCACGCGCGCGCCGACGTCGCGGTGCTCTATCGTTCGAACGCCCAGTCGCGGGTGCTGGAAGAGGCGTTGTTGCGCAGCGCGATTCCGTATCGCGTCTACGGCGGCCAGCGCTTCTACGAGCGGCTCGAGATCCGCAACGCCCTCGCCTACCTGCGTCTGCTCGGCAATCGCGACGACGACGCGGCGTTCGAGCGGGTCGTGAACACGCCGCCACGCGGCATCGGTACCGCAACGCTCGATCTGCTGCGTGAGCGTGCGCGCAGCGCAGGGATATCGTTGTGGCGCGCGGCGTCTGCAGTCCTGTCGCATCTCCCGGCGCGCGCGCGCAACGCGCTGGCTGTTTTCATCGAATTGATCGAGCGCCTCGCCGAAGAGACCCGCGAGCTGGAACTCGCACCTCTGATCGATCATGTGCTCGGTGCGAGTGGGCTGCTCGATTTCCACCGCAACGAAAAGGGTGAGCGTGGCCTGACGCGCGCGGAGAACCTCGACGAGCTGGTCAGCGCGTGTCGGCAGTTCGTCCCCGACGATCCGCGCGGCAACGTGCTGCAGCAGTTTCTGGACAGTGCTTCACTCGATGCCGGCGAGGCGCAGGCCGACGACCACGAGGACAGCGTGCAACTGATGACGCTGCATGCAGCGAAAGGGCTGGAGTTCCCGCTGGTGTTCATCGGCGGGCTGGAGGAGAACCTGTTCCCGCACCGCATGTCGATCGACGAACCGGGCCGACTCGAAGAGGAGCGCCGGCTGGCGTACGTCGGCATCACGCGTGCAATGCAGTTGTTGTACCTGAGCTACGCCGAGTCGCGTCGCCTGCACGGCATGGAGACCCGCAATACGCCGTCGCGTTTCCTGCGCGAAATCCCGCCGGAGTTGCTGCACGAAGTGCGTCCGCGCGTGACCTTGACGCGTCCGGTGGCTGCCCCCGGCGGTTTCGCAGCGGGTGTGACACGTCGCAGTGAACCCGCCCCGGGTGGCTTGCGGCTGGGCCAGAGTGTGCGCCACCCGACCTTCGGCGAGGGGGTGGTGATCGACTTCGAGGGTCAGGGTGCGAGCGCCCGCGTCAGCGTCAATTTTCGCAGTGCGGGTGCCAAATGGCTGGTGCTGTCCTACGCCAGGCTCGAACCGTTCGGCTGA
- a CDS encoding DUF4399 domain-containing protein: MNHPSRLLCAVALALAAVGTTHAGTPAPEGARVYFIEPTDGATVKNPVTVRFGLHGLGVAPAGVERPDTGHHHLLIDVDALPPLDQPIPADAQHRHFGGGQTEATLELPPGRHTLQLLLGDYQHAPLQPPVASERITITVE; the protein is encoded by the coding sequence ATGAACCACCCAAGCCGCCTTCTCTGTGCGGTGGCCCTTGCACTGGCCGCCGTCGGCACCACCCATGCCGGCACGCCGGCTCCGGAAGGTGCCCGCGTCTACTTCATCGAACCGACCGATGGCGCCACGGTGAAAAACCCGGTGACCGTGCGTTTCGGCCTGCACGGCCTGGGAGTGGCACCGGCCGGGGTAGAGCGACCGGATACCGGACATCATCATCTGCTGATCGACGTGGACGCTCTGCCGCCGCTCGACCAGCCGATCCCTGCCGACGCGCAGCACCGCCATTTCGGCGGCGGGCAGACCGAAGCGACGCTGGAACTCCCACCGGGTCGACACACGCTGCAGTTGCTGCTCGGTGACTATCAGCACGCCCCGCTCCAACCCCCGGTTGCATCGGAACGGATCACGATCACCGTCGAATGA